A part of Gallus gallus isolate bGalGal1 chromosome 26, bGalGal1.mat.broiler.GRCg7b, whole genome shotgun sequence genomic DNA contains:
- the LRMPL gene encoding inositol 1,4,5-triphosphate receptor associated 2 isoform X9: MKPRVDTSLGVGKEVWGRAQGRAAWRQRRGCRQSPPQSREQQAEPARLLAAPDEGRMSSPQEHLDRVLAGSKESMGSISEHEEGVWSESAPSQEPGTELAFCTGDGDGIEEDEETPEELLLSFPSELSVLERLGLHSTNLTEQDVEAAFAHLALAFRCDMFTLQQRAQVEKRAQDAAEENIQEELGQCQTFLERLSTSCMDVSCKEVLEQLQCSLAVLAAAIKRATSAAEKLGAVHQEARMSRAAEVMVQHVDNLKRHHLREHAELEEMKCLIQQNSRNRQLAETQDDAEQQLRPHPLMRGFQQASARRRVSIAVIPKQLVLLAWMAEKPWLVGPRVPNARPAPRVSHFSLPRSKLEPPSQGSVVQGVSCGAVATVALHLTALLGCVLSASPECRLAPPSPPPGAAVAAALSITQSLAAPTPHHCS, from the exons atgaaGCCACGGGTGGACACCTCGCTGGGAGTGGGGAAAGAGGTGTGGGGACGAGCTCAGGGGCGTGCGGCATGGCGACAGCGCAGGGGCTGCCGGCAGAGCCCCCCGCAGAGCAG ggagcagcaggcagagccagcCAGGCTCCTCGCAGCTCCGGATGAAG GGAGGATGAGCAGTCCCCAGGAACACCTGGATAGGGTTTTGGCTGGGAGCAAGGAGAGCATGGGGAGCATCAGTGAG CACGAGGAAGGGGTCTGGTCTGAAAGTGCCCCTTCACAGGAGCCGGGCACGGAGCTGGCTTTTTGTACTGGAGACGGCGATGGGATTGAAGAAG ATGAAGAAACCCCAGAGGAACTGCTACTGAGTTTCCCCAGTGAGCTCTCAGTGCTGGAGAGATTGGGACTGCACAG CACAAATTTGACGGAGCAGGATGTGGAG GCAGCCTTTGCCCACCTTGCCCTGGCATTTCGCTGCGACATGTTCACCCTGCAGCAACGAGCACAGGTGGAGAAGCGAGCACAAGatgcagcagaggaaaacataCAGGAAGAGCTGGGGCAGTGCCAGACTTTCCTGGAG AGGCTGAGCACATCCTGCATGGATGTGAGCTGcaaggaggtgctggagcagctgcaatgcagcctggctgtgctggcGGCTGCCATCAAGCGTGCcaccagtgctgcagagaagcTGGGGGCTGTCCACCAG GAGGCACGGATGAGCCGAGCGGCGGAGGTGATGGTCCAGCACGTGGACAACCTGAAGCGGCACCACCTGCGCGAGCACGCTGAGCTGGAGGAGATGAAGTGCCTGATCCAGCAGAACTCCCGCAACCGGCAGTTGGCAGAGACCCAGG atgatgcagagcagcagctgagacCTCACCCACTGATGCGAGGTTTCCAGCAG GCATCTGCACGCCGCAGAGTCAGCATCGCTGTCATCCCAAAGCAGCTCGTG CTTCTGGCGTGGATGGCCGAGAAACCCTGGCTGGTAGGCCCAAGGGTGCCCAACGCCAGACCAGCACCCAGAG TGTCCCATTTCTCCCTCCCCAGGAGCAAACTGGAGCCACCAAGCCAGGGCAGCGTG GTCCAAGGAGTCTCCTGTGGAGCTGTGGCAACCGTGGCTCTTCATCTCACAGCCCTACTGGGTTGTGTTCTGTCTGCTTCTCCTGAGTGTCGCCTTGCTCCTCCTTCTCCACCTCCTGGagctgcagtggctgcagccctcagcatcACCCAAAGCTTAGCTGCACCCACTCCCCATCACTGCTCCTGA
- the LRMPL gene encoding inositol 1,4,5-triphosphate receptor associated 2 isoform X25 codes for MKPRVDTSLGVGKEVWGRAQGRAAWRQRRGCRQSPPQSREQQAEPARLLAAPDEGRMSSPQEHLDRVLAGSKESMGSISEHEEGVWSESAPSQEPGTELAFCTGDGDGIEEDEETPEELLLSFPSELSVLERLGLHSTNLTEQDVEAAFAHLALAFRCDMFTLQQRAQVEKRAQDAAEENIQEELGQCQTFLERLSTSCMDVSCKEVLEQLQCSLAVLAAAIKRATSAAEKLGAVHQEARMSRAAEVMVQHVDNLKRHHLREHAELEEMKCLIQQNSRNRQLAETQDDAEQQLRPHPLMRGFQQASARRRVSIAVIPKQLVPASGVDGRETLAGRPKGAQRQTSTQRSKLEPPSQGSVGSAIPMLPACGFGVGGLGDGGL; via the exons atgaaGCCACGGGTGGACACCTCGCTGGGAGTGGGGAAAGAGGTGTGGGGACGAGCTCAGGGGCGTGCGGCATGGCGACAGCGCAGGGGCTGCCGGCAGAGCCCCCCGCAGAGCAG ggagcagcaggcagagccagcCAGGCTCCTCGCAGCTCCGGATGAAG GGAGGATGAGCAGTCCCCAGGAACACCTGGATAGGGTTTTGGCTGGGAGCAAGGAGAGCATGGGGAGCATCAGTGAG CACGAGGAAGGGGTCTGGTCTGAAAGTGCCCCTTCACAGGAGCCGGGCACGGAGCTGGCTTTTTGTACTGGAGACGGCGATGGGATTGAAGAAG ATGAAGAAACCCCAGAGGAACTGCTACTGAGTTTCCCCAGTGAGCTCTCAGTGCTGGAGAGATTGGGACTGCACAG CACAAATTTGACGGAGCAGGATGTGGAG GCAGCCTTTGCCCACCTTGCCCTGGCATTTCGCTGCGACATGTTCACCCTGCAGCAACGAGCACAGGTGGAGAAGCGAGCACAAGatgcagcagaggaaaacataCAGGAAGAGCTGGGGCAGTGCCAGACTTTCCTGGAG AGGCTGAGCACATCCTGCATGGATGTGAGCTGcaaggaggtgctggagcagctgcaatgcagcctggctgtgctggcGGCTGCCATCAAGCGTGCcaccagtgctgcagagaagcTGGGGGCTGTCCACCAG GAGGCACGGATGAGCCGAGCGGCGGAGGTGATGGTCCAGCACGTGGACAACCTGAAGCGGCACCACCTGCGCGAGCACGCTGAGCTGGAGGAGATGAAGTGCCTGATCCAGCAGAACTCCCGCAACCGGCAGTTGGCAGAGACCCAGG atgatgcagagcagcagctgagacCTCACCCACTGATGCGAGGTTTCCAGCAG GCATCTGCACGCCGCAGAGTCAGCATCGCTGTCATCCCAAAGCAGCTCGTG CCAGCTTCTGGCGTGGATGGCCGAGAAACCCTGGCTGGTAGGCCCAAGGGTGCCCAACGCCAGACCAGCACCCAGAG GAGCAAACTGGAGCCACCAAGCCAGGGCAGCGTG GGCTCTGCAATCCCAATGCTGCCAGCATGTGGGTTCGgagttggggggctgggggaTGGAGGTTTGTGA
- the LRMPL gene encoding inositol 1,4,5-triphosphate receptor associated 2 isoform X5 gives MKPRVDTSLGVGKEVWGRAQGRAAWRQRRGCRQSPPQSREQQAEPARLLAAPDEGRMSSPQEHLDRVLAGSKESMGSISEHEEGVWSESAPSQEPGTELAFCTGDGDGIEEDEETPEELLLSFPSELSVLERLGLHSTNLTEQDVEAAFAHLALAFRCDMFTLQQRAQVEKRAQDAAEENIQEELGQCQTFLERLSTSCMDVSCKEVLEQLQCSLAVLAAAIKRATSAAEKLGAVHQEARMSRAAEVMVQHVDNLKRHHLREHAELEEMKCLIQQNSRNRQLAETQDDAEQQLRPHPLMRGFQQASARRRVSIAVIPKQLVLLAWMAEKPWLVGPRVPNARPAPRGNGAGSKLEPPSQGSVVSKGLVVEAGGKELESSAGGEELGQLRMMSKESPVELWQPWLFISQPYWVVFCLLLLSVALLLLLHLLELQWLQPSASPKA, from the exons atgaaGCCACGGGTGGACACCTCGCTGGGAGTGGGGAAAGAGGTGTGGGGACGAGCTCAGGGGCGTGCGGCATGGCGACAGCGCAGGGGCTGCCGGCAGAGCCCCCCGCAGAGCAG ggagcagcaggcagagccagcCAGGCTCCTCGCAGCTCCGGATGAAG GGAGGATGAGCAGTCCCCAGGAACACCTGGATAGGGTTTTGGCTGGGAGCAAGGAGAGCATGGGGAGCATCAGTGAG CACGAGGAAGGGGTCTGGTCTGAAAGTGCCCCTTCACAGGAGCCGGGCACGGAGCTGGCTTTTTGTACTGGAGACGGCGATGGGATTGAAGAAG ATGAAGAAACCCCAGAGGAACTGCTACTGAGTTTCCCCAGTGAGCTCTCAGTGCTGGAGAGATTGGGACTGCACAG CACAAATTTGACGGAGCAGGATGTGGAG GCAGCCTTTGCCCACCTTGCCCTGGCATTTCGCTGCGACATGTTCACCCTGCAGCAACGAGCACAGGTGGAGAAGCGAGCACAAGatgcagcagaggaaaacataCAGGAAGAGCTGGGGCAGTGCCAGACTTTCCTGGAG AGGCTGAGCACATCCTGCATGGATGTGAGCTGcaaggaggtgctggagcagctgcaatgcagcctggctgtgctggcGGCTGCCATCAAGCGTGCcaccagtgctgcagagaagcTGGGGGCTGTCCACCAG GAGGCACGGATGAGCCGAGCGGCGGAGGTGATGGTCCAGCACGTGGACAACCTGAAGCGGCACCACCTGCGCGAGCACGCTGAGCTGGAGGAGATGAAGTGCCTGATCCAGCAGAACTCCCGCAACCGGCAGTTGGCAGAGACCCAGG atgatgcagagcagcagctgagacCTCACCCACTGATGCGAGGTTTCCAGCAG GCATCTGCACGCCGCAGAGTCAGCATCGCTGTCATCCCAAAGCAGCTCGTG CTTCTGGCGTGGATGGCCGAGAAACCCTGGCTGGTAGGCCCAAGGGTGCCCAACGCCAGACCAGCACCCAGAGGTAATGGTGCTGG GAGCAAACTGGAGCCACCAAGCCAGGGCAGCGTGGTGAGCAAGGGGCTAGTGGTGGAAGCGGGTGGCAAGGAGTTGGAATCAAGCGCAGGGGGCGAGGAGCTGGGGCAGCTCAGGATGAT GTCCAAGGAGTCTCCTGTGGAGCTGTGGCAACCGTGGCTCTTCATCTCACAGCCCTACTGGGTTGTGTTCTGTCTGCTTCTCCTGAGTGTCGCCTTGCTCCTCCTTCTCCACCTCCTGGagctgcagtggctgcagccctcagcatcACCCAAAGCTTAG
- the LRMPL gene encoding inositol 1,4,5-triphosphate receptor associated 2 isoform X11: MKPRVDTSLGVGKEVWGRAQGRAAWRQRRGCRQSPPQSREQQAEPARLLAAPDEGRMSSPQEHLDRVLAGSKESMGSISEHEEGVWSESAPSQEPGTELAFCTGDGDGIEEDEETPEELLLSFPSELSVLERLGLHSTNLTEQDVEAAFAHLALAFRCDMFTLQQRAQVEKRAQDAAEENIQEELGQCQTFLERLSTSCMDVSCKEVLEQLQCSLAVLAAAIKRATSAAEKLGAVHQEARMSRAAEVMVQHVDNLKRHHLREHAELEEMKCLIQQNSRNRQLAETQDDAEQQLRPHPLMRGFQQASARRRVSIAVIPKQLVPASGVDGRETLAGRPKGAQRQTSTQRSKLEPPSQGSVVQGVSCGAVATVALHLTALLGCVLSASPECRLAPPSPPPGAAVAAALSITQSLAAPTPHHCS; encoded by the exons atgaaGCCACGGGTGGACACCTCGCTGGGAGTGGGGAAAGAGGTGTGGGGACGAGCTCAGGGGCGTGCGGCATGGCGACAGCGCAGGGGCTGCCGGCAGAGCCCCCCGCAGAGCAG ggagcagcaggcagagccagcCAGGCTCCTCGCAGCTCCGGATGAAG GGAGGATGAGCAGTCCCCAGGAACACCTGGATAGGGTTTTGGCTGGGAGCAAGGAGAGCATGGGGAGCATCAGTGAG CACGAGGAAGGGGTCTGGTCTGAAAGTGCCCCTTCACAGGAGCCGGGCACGGAGCTGGCTTTTTGTACTGGAGACGGCGATGGGATTGAAGAAG ATGAAGAAACCCCAGAGGAACTGCTACTGAGTTTCCCCAGTGAGCTCTCAGTGCTGGAGAGATTGGGACTGCACAG CACAAATTTGACGGAGCAGGATGTGGAG GCAGCCTTTGCCCACCTTGCCCTGGCATTTCGCTGCGACATGTTCACCCTGCAGCAACGAGCACAGGTGGAGAAGCGAGCACAAGatgcagcagaggaaaacataCAGGAAGAGCTGGGGCAGTGCCAGACTTTCCTGGAG AGGCTGAGCACATCCTGCATGGATGTGAGCTGcaaggaggtgctggagcagctgcaatgcagcctggctgtgctggcGGCTGCCATCAAGCGTGCcaccagtgctgcagagaagcTGGGGGCTGTCCACCAG GAGGCACGGATGAGCCGAGCGGCGGAGGTGATGGTCCAGCACGTGGACAACCTGAAGCGGCACCACCTGCGCGAGCACGCTGAGCTGGAGGAGATGAAGTGCCTGATCCAGCAGAACTCCCGCAACCGGCAGTTGGCAGAGACCCAGG atgatgcagagcagcagctgagacCTCACCCACTGATGCGAGGTTTCCAGCAG GCATCTGCACGCCGCAGAGTCAGCATCGCTGTCATCCCAAAGCAGCTCGTG CCAGCTTCTGGCGTGGATGGCCGAGAAACCCTGGCTGGTAGGCCCAAGGGTGCCCAACGCCAGACCAGCACCCAGAG GAGCAAACTGGAGCCACCAAGCCAGGGCAGCGTG GTCCAAGGAGTCTCCTGTGGAGCTGTGGCAACCGTGGCTCTTCATCTCACAGCCCTACTGGGTTGTGTTCTGTCTGCTTCTCCTGAGTGTCGCCTTGCTCCTCCTTCTCCACCTCCTGGagctgcagtggctgcagccctcagcatcACCCAAAGCTTAGCTGCACCCACTCCCCATCACTGCTCCTGA
- the LRMPL gene encoding inositol 1,4,5-triphosphate receptor associated 2 isoform X22 yields the protein MKPRVDTSLGVGKEVWGRAQGRAAWRQRRGCRQSPPQSREQQAEPARLLAAPDEGRMSSPQEHLDRVLAGSKESMGSISEHEEGVWSESAPSQEPGTELAFCTGDGDGIEEDEETPEELLLSFPSELSVLERLGLHSTNLTEQDVEAAFAHLALAFRCDMFTLQQRAQVEKRAQDAAEENIQEELGQCQTFLERLSTSCMDVSCKEVLEQLQCSLAVLAAAIKRATSAAEKLGAVHQEARMSRAAEVMVQHVDNLKRHHLREHAELEEMKCLIQQNSRNRQLAETQDDAEQQLRPHPLMRGFQQASARRRVSIAVIPKQLVLLAWMAEKPWLVGPRVPNARPAPRGNGAGSKLEPPSQGSVGSAIPMLPACGFGVGGLGDGGL from the exons atgaaGCCACGGGTGGACACCTCGCTGGGAGTGGGGAAAGAGGTGTGGGGACGAGCTCAGGGGCGTGCGGCATGGCGACAGCGCAGGGGCTGCCGGCAGAGCCCCCCGCAGAGCAG ggagcagcaggcagagccagcCAGGCTCCTCGCAGCTCCGGATGAAG GGAGGATGAGCAGTCCCCAGGAACACCTGGATAGGGTTTTGGCTGGGAGCAAGGAGAGCATGGGGAGCATCAGTGAG CACGAGGAAGGGGTCTGGTCTGAAAGTGCCCCTTCACAGGAGCCGGGCACGGAGCTGGCTTTTTGTACTGGAGACGGCGATGGGATTGAAGAAG ATGAAGAAACCCCAGAGGAACTGCTACTGAGTTTCCCCAGTGAGCTCTCAGTGCTGGAGAGATTGGGACTGCACAG CACAAATTTGACGGAGCAGGATGTGGAG GCAGCCTTTGCCCACCTTGCCCTGGCATTTCGCTGCGACATGTTCACCCTGCAGCAACGAGCACAGGTGGAGAAGCGAGCACAAGatgcagcagaggaaaacataCAGGAAGAGCTGGGGCAGTGCCAGACTTTCCTGGAG AGGCTGAGCACATCCTGCATGGATGTGAGCTGcaaggaggtgctggagcagctgcaatgcagcctggctgtgctggcGGCTGCCATCAAGCGTGCcaccagtgctgcagagaagcTGGGGGCTGTCCACCAG GAGGCACGGATGAGCCGAGCGGCGGAGGTGATGGTCCAGCACGTGGACAACCTGAAGCGGCACCACCTGCGCGAGCACGCTGAGCTGGAGGAGATGAAGTGCCTGATCCAGCAGAACTCCCGCAACCGGCAGTTGGCAGAGACCCAGG atgatgcagagcagcagctgagacCTCACCCACTGATGCGAGGTTTCCAGCAG GCATCTGCACGCCGCAGAGTCAGCATCGCTGTCATCCCAAAGCAGCTCGTG CTTCTGGCGTGGATGGCCGAGAAACCCTGGCTGGTAGGCCCAAGGGTGCCCAACGCCAGACCAGCACCCAGAGGTAATGGTGCTGG GAGCAAACTGGAGCCACCAAGCCAGGGCAGCGTG GGCTCTGCAATCCCAATGCTGCCAGCATGTGGGTTCGgagttggggggctgggggaTGGAGGTTTGTGA
- the LRMPL gene encoding inositol 1,4,5-triphosphate receptor associated 2 isoform X2 produces MKPRVDTSLGVGKEVWGRAQGRAAWRQRRGCRQSPPQSREQQAEPARLLAAPDEGRMSSPQEHLDRVLAGSKESMGSISEHEEGVWSESAPSQEPGTELAFCTGDGDGIEEDEETPEELLLSFPSELSVLERLGLHSTNLTEQDVEAAFAHLALAFRCDMFTLQQRAQVEKRAQDAAEENIQEELGQCQTFLERLSTSCMDVSCKEVLEQLQCSLAVLAAAIKRATSAAEKLGAVHQEARMSRAAEVMVQHVDNLKRHHLREHAELEEMKCLIQQNSRNRQLAETQDDAEQQLRPHPLMRGFQQASARRRVSIAVIPKQLVLLAWMAEKPWLVGPRVPNARPAPRGANWSHQARAAWALQSQCCQHVGSELGGWGMEVCDCSTEPALPQFPHALSKESPVELWQPWLFISQPYWVVFCLLLLSVALLLLLHLLELQWLQPSASPKA; encoded by the exons atgaaGCCACGGGTGGACACCTCGCTGGGAGTGGGGAAAGAGGTGTGGGGACGAGCTCAGGGGCGTGCGGCATGGCGACAGCGCAGGGGCTGCCGGCAGAGCCCCCCGCAGAGCAG ggagcagcaggcagagccagcCAGGCTCCTCGCAGCTCCGGATGAAG GGAGGATGAGCAGTCCCCAGGAACACCTGGATAGGGTTTTGGCTGGGAGCAAGGAGAGCATGGGGAGCATCAGTGAG CACGAGGAAGGGGTCTGGTCTGAAAGTGCCCCTTCACAGGAGCCGGGCACGGAGCTGGCTTTTTGTACTGGAGACGGCGATGGGATTGAAGAAG ATGAAGAAACCCCAGAGGAACTGCTACTGAGTTTCCCCAGTGAGCTCTCAGTGCTGGAGAGATTGGGACTGCACAG CACAAATTTGACGGAGCAGGATGTGGAG GCAGCCTTTGCCCACCTTGCCCTGGCATTTCGCTGCGACATGTTCACCCTGCAGCAACGAGCACAGGTGGAGAAGCGAGCACAAGatgcagcagaggaaaacataCAGGAAGAGCTGGGGCAGTGCCAGACTTTCCTGGAG AGGCTGAGCACATCCTGCATGGATGTGAGCTGcaaggaggtgctggagcagctgcaatgcagcctggctgtgctggcGGCTGCCATCAAGCGTGCcaccagtgctgcagagaagcTGGGGGCTGTCCACCAG GAGGCACGGATGAGCCGAGCGGCGGAGGTGATGGTCCAGCACGTGGACAACCTGAAGCGGCACCACCTGCGCGAGCACGCTGAGCTGGAGGAGATGAAGTGCCTGATCCAGCAGAACTCCCGCAACCGGCAGTTGGCAGAGACCCAGG atgatgcagagcagcagctgagacCTCACCCACTGATGCGAGGTTTCCAGCAG GCATCTGCACGCCGCAGAGTCAGCATCGCTGTCATCCCAAAGCAGCTCGTG CTTCTGGCGTGGATGGCCGAGAAACCCTGGCTGGTAGGCCCAAGGGTGCCCAACGCCAGACCAGCACCCAGAG GAGCAAACTGGAGCCACCAAGCCAGGGCAGCGTG GGCTCTGCAATCCCAATGCTGCCAGCATGTGGGTTCGgagttggggggctgggggaTGGAGGTTTGTGACTGTTCCACTGAACCtgccctgcctcagtttccccatgcATT GTCCAAGGAGTCTCCTGTGGAGCTGTGGCAACCGTGGCTCTTCATCTCACAGCCCTACTGGGTTGTGTTCTGTCTGCTTCTCCTGAGTGTCGCCTTGCTCCTCCTTCTCCACCTCCTGGagctgcagtggctgcagccctcagcatcACCCAAAGCTTAG
- the LRMPL gene encoding inositol 1,4,5-triphosphate receptor associated 2 isoform X7: MKPRVDTSLGVGKEVWGRAQGRAAWRQRRGCRQSPPQSREQQAEPARLLAAPDEGRMSSPQEHLDRVLAGSKESMGSISEHEEGVWSESAPSQEPGTELAFCTGDGDGIEEDEETPEELLLSFPSELSVLERLGLHSTNLTEQDVEAAFAHLALAFRCDMFTLQQRAQVEKRAQDAAEENIQEELGQCQTFLERLSTSCMDVSCKEVLEQLQCSLAVLAAAIKRATSAAEKLGAVHQEARMSRAAEVMVQHVDNLKRHHLREHAELEEMKCLIQQNSRNRQLAETQDDAEQQLRPHPLMRGFQQASARRRVSIAVIPKQLVPASGVDGRETLAGRPKGAQRQTSTQSVPFLPPQEQTGATKPGQRGLCNPNAASMWVRSWGAGGWRFVTVPLNLPCLSFPMHCPRSLLWSCGNRGSSSHSPTGLCSVCFS; encoded by the exons atgaaGCCACGGGTGGACACCTCGCTGGGAGTGGGGAAAGAGGTGTGGGGACGAGCTCAGGGGCGTGCGGCATGGCGACAGCGCAGGGGCTGCCGGCAGAGCCCCCCGCAGAGCAG ggagcagcaggcagagccagcCAGGCTCCTCGCAGCTCCGGATGAAG GGAGGATGAGCAGTCCCCAGGAACACCTGGATAGGGTTTTGGCTGGGAGCAAGGAGAGCATGGGGAGCATCAGTGAG CACGAGGAAGGGGTCTGGTCTGAAAGTGCCCCTTCACAGGAGCCGGGCACGGAGCTGGCTTTTTGTACTGGAGACGGCGATGGGATTGAAGAAG ATGAAGAAACCCCAGAGGAACTGCTACTGAGTTTCCCCAGTGAGCTCTCAGTGCTGGAGAGATTGGGACTGCACAG CACAAATTTGACGGAGCAGGATGTGGAG GCAGCCTTTGCCCACCTTGCCCTGGCATTTCGCTGCGACATGTTCACCCTGCAGCAACGAGCACAGGTGGAGAAGCGAGCACAAGatgcagcagaggaaaacataCAGGAAGAGCTGGGGCAGTGCCAGACTTTCCTGGAG AGGCTGAGCACATCCTGCATGGATGTGAGCTGcaaggaggtgctggagcagctgcaatgcagcctggctgtgctggcGGCTGCCATCAAGCGTGCcaccagtgctgcagagaagcTGGGGGCTGTCCACCAG GAGGCACGGATGAGCCGAGCGGCGGAGGTGATGGTCCAGCACGTGGACAACCTGAAGCGGCACCACCTGCGCGAGCACGCTGAGCTGGAGGAGATGAAGTGCCTGATCCAGCAGAACTCCCGCAACCGGCAGTTGGCAGAGACCCAGG atgatgcagagcagcagctgagacCTCACCCACTGATGCGAGGTTTCCAGCAG GCATCTGCACGCCGCAGAGTCAGCATCGCTGTCATCCCAAAGCAGCTCGTG CCAGCTTCTGGCGTGGATGGCCGAGAAACCCTGGCTGGTAGGCCCAAGGGTGCCCAACGCCAGACCAGCACCCAGAG TGTCCCATTTCTCCCTCCCCAGGAGCAAACTGGAGCCACCAAGCCAGGGCAGCGTG GGCTCTGCAATCCCAATGCTGCCAGCATGTGGGTTCGgagttggggggctgggggaTGGAGGTTTGTGACTGTTCCACTGAACCtgccctgcctcagtttccccatgcATT GTCCAAGGAGTCTCCTGTGGAGCTGTGGCAACCGTGGCTCTTCATCTCACAGCCCTACTGGGTTGTGTTCTGTCTGCTTCTCCTGA
- the LRMPL gene encoding inositol 1,4,5-triphosphate receptor associated 2 isoform X6, giving the protein MKPRVDTSLGVGKEVWGRAQGRAAWRQRRGCRQSPPQSREQQAEPARLLAAPDEGRMSSPQEHLDRVLAGSKESMGSISEHEEGVWSESAPSQEPGTELAFCTGDGDGIEEDEETPEELLLSFPSELSVLERLGLHSTNLTEQDVEAAFAHLALAFRCDMFTLQQRAQVEKRAQDAAEENIQEELGQCQTFLERLSTSCMDVSCKEVLEQLQCSLAVLAAAIKRATSAAEKLGAVHQEARMSRAAEVMVQHVDNLKRHHLREHAELEEMKCLIQQNSRNRQLAETQDDAEQQLRPHPLMRGFQQASARRRVSIAVIPKQLVPASGVDGRETLAGRPKGAQRQTSTQRSKLEPPSQGSVVSKGLVVEAGGKELESSAGGEELGQLRMMSKESPVELWQPWLFISQPYWVVFCLLLLSVALLLLLHLLELQWLQPSASPKA; this is encoded by the exons atgaaGCCACGGGTGGACACCTCGCTGGGAGTGGGGAAAGAGGTGTGGGGACGAGCTCAGGGGCGTGCGGCATGGCGACAGCGCAGGGGCTGCCGGCAGAGCCCCCCGCAGAGCAG ggagcagcaggcagagccagcCAGGCTCCTCGCAGCTCCGGATGAAG GGAGGATGAGCAGTCCCCAGGAACACCTGGATAGGGTTTTGGCTGGGAGCAAGGAGAGCATGGGGAGCATCAGTGAG CACGAGGAAGGGGTCTGGTCTGAAAGTGCCCCTTCACAGGAGCCGGGCACGGAGCTGGCTTTTTGTACTGGAGACGGCGATGGGATTGAAGAAG ATGAAGAAACCCCAGAGGAACTGCTACTGAGTTTCCCCAGTGAGCTCTCAGTGCTGGAGAGATTGGGACTGCACAG CACAAATTTGACGGAGCAGGATGTGGAG GCAGCCTTTGCCCACCTTGCCCTGGCATTTCGCTGCGACATGTTCACCCTGCAGCAACGAGCACAGGTGGAGAAGCGAGCACAAGatgcagcagaggaaaacataCAGGAAGAGCTGGGGCAGTGCCAGACTTTCCTGGAG AGGCTGAGCACATCCTGCATGGATGTGAGCTGcaaggaggtgctggagcagctgcaatgcagcctggctgtgctggcGGCTGCCATCAAGCGTGCcaccagtgctgcagagaagcTGGGGGCTGTCCACCAG GAGGCACGGATGAGCCGAGCGGCGGAGGTGATGGTCCAGCACGTGGACAACCTGAAGCGGCACCACCTGCGCGAGCACGCTGAGCTGGAGGAGATGAAGTGCCTGATCCAGCAGAACTCCCGCAACCGGCAGTTGGCAGAGACCCAGG atgatgcagagcagcagctgagacCTCACCCACTGATGCGAGGTTTCCAGCAG GCATCTGCACGCCGCAGAGTCAGCATCGCTGTCATCCCAAAGCAGCTCGTG CCAGCTTCTGGCGTGGATGGCCGAGAAACCCTGGCTGGTAGGCCCAAGGGTGCCCAACGCCAGACCAGCACCCAGAG GAGCAAACTGGAGCCACCAAGCCAGGGCAGCGTGGTGAGCAAGGGGCTAGTGGTGGAAGCGGGTGGCAAGGAGTTGGAATCAAGCGCAGGGGGCGAGGAGCTGGGGCAGCTCAGGATGAT GTCCAAGGAGTCTCCTGTGGAGCTGTGGCAACCGTGGCTCTTCATCTCACAGCCCTACTGGGTTGTGTTCTGTCTGCTTCTCCTGAGTGTCGCCTTGCTCCTCCTTCTCCACCTCCTGGagctgcagtggctgcagccctcagcatcACCCAAAGCTTAG